A segment of the Neochlamydia sp. S13 genome:
CCTTGGTAAGCCTTGACATCGATGCTTGATAAGCTCCACAAAGGACAAACCTGCACATGGTCTGCTAGCTGTTTAACCCCTATATCATCTAGTAATTGGATAATTGGCGCCAATTTATCCAGCTCTAAAACGAGAATTTTATGCGATTTAGAAGCAGAATCTTTCTTTTTCGTGCTCTTTTTTCGTGCTAACTCTACAAAAGCGCGCTTTGTTGATAAACATTCCCACAACATATCTAAGGTAAAGCCGTTTAAATACCCATTCACCTTAATGTGCACTTCATATTGGTCAATACGATCGGTTTCTTTAAGGTGAATTTTAAATTTAGTCTCTTCATAAATAAATTGATCTAAAAGGTTTTCAGGGCAATTAAATTTAATACGATCTTGATTATGAGGGATAATATCGGTCATAAATTCAATAATTTTTTTATCTGTTTTGGCAATAAAAAAACCGGTCGAAGGATCGTAAATAAAATCTTGGAAGAGTTCACGTAAGATTTTTTGCTCTTCTGTCAAATTACGTGCTAAAATTCCTTCTGTTGTTACAAAGGGTAAGATGTGATTAGGATTAATTTGCGAAGGAGCCGCAGGTACAACAATATCATCATAAATAAACTGTAGCGCGGCTTCTAGCTCACCATTTAAATAATTTATATCGCAAATAGCCCGTAGCTTACCCACAAAGGGTAAGGTCACAAAGCGATCGATAATCTCACGATTATAAATATCTGCATAGCGCATAAGCTCAGGTAAAGAATTCTCTACGAAAGTTCCAAAAAGAGCTTCAGGGATGGTTACATCCCGGATAGCTGGTAGATTACGGAGATGTTTGCGTCGAATGCGTGGCTGGAATCTATAATAATTGTTCTGATACAATAAGCCAGGCTTGGCACATTCAAAGAGGCGCACTTCTGGTAAAGTTACCCTCTGATCCTCGTCAATCATCAAAGTTGGATTAACCAGGATTTTAGGGCTATCTGCTTTTATATATTCTAACTCAAAACGCAGCTTCCCGAGCTGGCCTGAATAGCGTAAGGGCTCCTCCATAGTCCCACAATAAAAACAAGGCAACAAGGGATGTTCAGCCTCCGTTTCATAAGAGGTGTTTAAAGCTTTAGGGCGAGCAATAGCTCCCTCATAAGCCTGAGCAAGAAGATTTCCGAAGGCTTCTAAATCAATGTGGATAAGGCGTAAATTGCGATCTTCTTTTACTTCAGGGAAACGTGCAAAATTCATCAGCATTTTAAGAGTTTGGGCACTATCCTCATCAAAGGATTGCAAAGTGAAATAATAACGTTTATTTCCAATGTAAAAAGGCTCTTGATAACATAAAGAATCCAAGAACTCTCGAGCATTAGCGATATTTAAAGGCTTAGAACGAAAAGGCAATCTTAAAGCTAGCTGCACTTCCACATAAGATTGCGGGGAAGTAGGGGCTATATTTGAGAAGATGATAGCCAATTCTGCTTTATCTTGTATTAGCTCTTCTTCGGGAAGGAAAAAAGGAGATTTCCCTAAAACATCCGATGCCCCTACATATTCTATAAGCAGCTCTTTTTGCTGTTTTTTGTTGCGACGCACGGTTTCCTTAGTTTCCGCTTCCTTAAAGGTTTCTCGTAGGGTCTCCTTTTCAGATTCATCAATAGCTGGATTTTTGCCTAGATCAGTCTCTTTAGAGTATTTCACAATGGTTTCATCTAAATGCGCTTCTAAATAAAACAGAACAGCAGATAAATGCTGACAATCATACTGATGAGGGCAATCGCAATCAGAATCCATGGTCGTGGATTCACGCCTATCAATTTCTATTTCACAATTGTAAGTTTTTTCAAAGGCCCCCTGTACTTTACAACTCAAACGGACACGTTGAGCGTCTAAAGTGACAATCTTTGCCGACGAAACTGTCCCTTTTTCATAGAGAGCTTTTCCATCTTTTAATAAAGCTGACGAGTAATCTTGCTTAAGCTTTCGAAAGTTTAGCATGTTATATTCTTAAAAATTTATTTTTTATGAAGGGTAAGAGCTACTGTCCACATCGGCGCAGTATATAAAGTTAAGATCATGTTGTCAAAACAAACTAAAATTCGTAAATAAATTCAAGTATTATTATATTTTTTCTTTCTTTAACCTCTGAACTTTTAAGAAAAATTATGGACGAAAGAGGCGTAGCATTCCCTATTCTTTGACTTATCTTTCTTATAATCTATATTTATCTCTTTTAACTTGAATCCTCATTCGTATTGTTTTTTAGCTATTTAAAGTCTTTTTCTCTCTCGCCCTTAAAGCTTTAGTTGCCGATTTTTATAAACGTGGCTAGCATTTTTTTCTTTTGCCGCCTCTCTCTCTTTAAAAATTTTTTAGCTTTATTTTTTCTAAGGATCCATCCCATTTAACATCCCTCATCCCAATAAACTACGCTAAGCTTACCAAAAATTGCTCTATTCCTTGGCCTCTTGCCTTAACTTTATGAAATAATCCCTATTTTTTTCTTTTTAT
Coding sequences within it:
- a CDS encoding DEAD/DEAH box helicase yields the protein MLNFRKLKQDYSSALLKDGKALYEKGTVSSAKIVTLDAQRVRLSCKVQGAFEKTYNCEIEIDRRESTTMDSDCDCPHQYDCQHLSAVLFYLEAHLDETIVKYSKETDLGKNPAIDESEKETLRETFKEAETKETVRRNKKQQKELLIEYVGASDVLGKSPFFLPEEELIQDKAELAIIFSNIAPTSPQSYVEVQLALRLPFRSKPLNIANAREFLDSLCYQEPFYIGNKRYYFTLQSFDEDSAQTLKMLMNFARFPEVKEDRNLRLIHIDLEAFGNLLAQAYEGAIARPKALNTSYETEAEHPLLPCFYCGTMEEPLRYSGQLGKLRFELEYIKADSPKILVNPTLMIDEDQRVTLPEVRLFECAKPGLLYQNNYYRFQPRIRRKHLRNLPAIRDVTIPEALFGTFVENSLPELMRYADIYNREIIDRFVTLPFVGKLRAICDINYLNGELEAALQFIYDDIVVPAAPSQINPNHILPFVTTEGILARNLTEEQKILRELFQDFIYDPSTGFFIAKTDKKIIEFMTDIIPHNQDRIKFNCPENLLDQFIYEETKFKIHLKETDRIDQYEVHIKVNGYLNGFTLDMLWECLSTKRAFVELARKKSTKKKDSASKSHKILVLELDKLAPIIQLLDDIGVKQLADHVQVCPLWSLSSIDVKAYQGLPLDITMSPKLKLIQEQMLGMAVPCTSVIPKNIQASLRSYQNEGVSWLNRLRDMHLNGILADDMGLGKTLQSIIAITQHKLEHPKAISLVVCPTSLVYNWKEEIGKFNPQLKVLAVDGTPTQRKKLLTSIRDFDVIITSYSLLQKDVDFYITIKFGYCILDEAQHIKNRGTRNAKSVKMIQAAHRLILTGTPIENSLDELWSLFDFLMPGLLSSYERFVEKYIRHPSQPAGSQLEILRQKVSPFILRRMKQDVLSELPPVSEIVYHCHLSETQRELYHSYAASAREELSKLVKREGFEKIQIHVLATLTRLKQICCHPAIFAKDKAEVGDSSKYDMLMELLQTLIEGKHKTVIFSQYTRMLNIMREDLQRQGIPFEYLDGASKNRLNIVKKFNEDQNIPVFLVSLKAGGTGLNLVGADTVIHYDMWWNPAVENQATDRVHRIGQKNAVSAYKLVTLNTIEEKIMELQNRKKGLVKKVVSSDDEAISKLTWEEVLELLQT